A stretch of Linepithema humile isolate Giens D197 chromosome 3, Lhum_UNIL_v1.0, whole genome shotgun sequence DNA encodes these proteins:
- the LOC105671705 gene encoding 3-oxoacyl-[acyl-carrier-protein] reductase FabG gives MSFAGKVVLITGASSGIGAATAVHLAQLGASLSITGRNKDNLNKVAEQCGQSKPLIVTGELTNEKDVENIIDSTIKHYGKLDVLVNNAGVLEGGSIETTNLEQYDRVFNINVRSVYHLTTLAVPHLIKTKGNIVNVSSVTGLRSFPNCLAYCMSKSAVDQFTHCVALELAPKQVRVNAVNPGVIVTNLHHSSGMTKDQLQTFFEHSKDTHALGRTGDATEVAKTIAFLASNDASFITGATLPVDGGRHAMCPR, from the exons ATGTCTTTTGCGGGAAAAGTTGTTCTGATAACGGGAGCTAGCTCAGGAATTGGAGCTGCGACTGCTGTCCATCTGGCTCAGCTTGGTGCATCATTGTCGATAACTGGGCGCAATAAGgataatttaaacaaagtGGCCGAACAATGCGGGCAGTCCAAACCTCTAATTGTGACAGGAGAATTAACTAACGAAAAAGACGTAGAGAATATCATTGACTCAACGATCAAGCATTACGGCAAATTAGatgttttagttaataatgCTGGAGTTCTAGAGGGTGGCAGTATAGAAACCACAAATTTAGAACAATATGACAG GGTCTTCAACATAAATGTTCGTTCGGTGTATCATCTAACAACACTGGCAGTGCCACATCTAATCAAAACAAAGGGCAATATTGTCAACGTTTCTAGCGTAACAGGATTGAGATCTTTTCCAAATTGCCTAGCATACTGTATGAGTAAATCAGCTGTGGATCAATTTACACATTGTGTCGCTCTGGAATTGGCACCAAAGCAg GTGCGTGTGAATGCTGTAAATCCTGGTGTCATTGTAACGAATCTTCACCATAGCAGTGGAATGACCAAGGATCAACTGCAGACCTTTTTCGAACACAGCAAAGATACACATGCTCTGGGAAGGACAGGTGATGCTACAGAGGTCGCAAAGACTATTGCATTTCTCGCAAGCAATGATGCTAGTTTTATCACAGGTGCGACATTACCTGTGGATGGAGGTAGGCATGCAATGTGCCCTCGTTAA
- the LOC105671824 gene encoding lysoplasmalogenase TMEM86A, whose product MSSPTEVIKSIGPKLVPFFKSVSVYFVLLAEQPSLLTACFKCLPIISLIIFVLLHGISLSKEYAFSRRILTGLVFSCIGDALLVWPNCFTAGMCMFAVAQIMYIIAFGFKPLNLALGAVLYTFCSIVIFALMPGLTGVLKIGVPIYTVLLTTMAWRAISRVQFFGELWTWTRLCSCIGSICFVISDTLLGFNYFHSPLPYSQVTIMLTYYAAQLGIALSAVDSKNNSNNRVPASKG is encoded by the exons ATGTCATCACCTACAGAAGTG ATTAAAAGTATTGGACCGAAATTGGTGCCGTTTTTTAAAAGTGTGTCGGTATATTTTGTACTGCTCGCCGAACAGCCATCTCTGCTAACGGCGTGCTTTAAATGTTTGCCGATAATAAGTCTTATTATTTTCGTGCTGTTGCACGGGATTAGCTTGTCGAAAGA ATATGCTTTCTCCAGGCGTATATTAACGGGATTGGTGTTCAGTTGCATCGGCGATGCACTGTTGGTGTGGCCTAACTGTTTTACAGCGGGGATGTGTATGTTCGCCGTCGcacaaattatgtatataatcgCATTTGGATTCAAACCCCTGAATTTAGCACTCGGCGCGGTGCTGTACACGTTCTGTTCAATTG TCATATTTGCTTTGATGCCCGGACTGACCGGGGTTTTAAAAATAGGAGTGCCAATTTATACAGTATTACTTACCACTATGGCATGGCGGGCCATATCAAGAGTACAGTTCTTTGGG GAATTATGGACGTGGACTAGATTGTGCAGTTGCATCGGAAGCATTTGCTTTGTCATATCTGACACTTTGCttggatttaattatttccatagTCCATTACCTTATTCTCAG GTGACCATCATGCTGACGTACTATGCAGCGCAATTAGGCATAGCATTGAGTGCGGTTGATTCGAAAAATAACAGTAATAACAGAGTACCTGCCAGTAAAGGCTGA
- the Pex16 gene encoding peroxisomal membrane protein PEX16 codes for MESASCTLNNLWTSYKRWIVTNPQLLSDIEATVRCLSYFSFGHLGNSNLAIELIYSMPNLIVLCNDLLMYSSKCTYLKIPQFESKIKIWLTVVEYTETLLEISANKLWGAKGKWLIILIVQLFKTVLRLLLVHVYKERVTKSPAIPPLDREKFNKVIHNAELKEGFTLKRSGTVIRSVKHSVPVEMRTWKALPSNIDENENLTKNQQSLISLKLAESLYVTKPLLHLGAIYITNQKRWPPWMLSLIIDMISLNIYTRSSQKILFSKEEKEELVRRRLSLLLYILRSPFYDKYSCTKINALLDTVSTSVPFGKLLANAVKKNLPYMQSMYFYMWSR; via the exons ATGGAAAGTGCCAGTTgcacattaaataatttatggacATCTTACAAGAGATGGATTGTAACAAATCCACAGTTGCTATCAGATATCGAAGCCACTGTTAGatgtttatcttattttagttttg GACATTTGGGTAATTCAAATTTGgctattgaattaatttattctatgCCAAATTTAATTGTGCTATGCAATGATTTGCTTATGTATAGTAGCAAATGCACATATCTGAAGATACCACAGTttgaatcaaaaattaaaatttggctGACTGTAGTCGAATATACTGAGACGTTGCTTGAAATATCAGCCAACAAATTGTGGGGAGCGAAGGGAAAGtggttaataattttaattgtacaattgtTTAA aaccGTATTACGATTGTTATTGGTTCACGTGTACAAGGAGCGTGTCACAAAAAGTCCTGCAATACCACCACTTGATAgagaaaagtttaataaagtCATTCACAATGCAGAATTGAAAGAAGGATTTACACTGAAAAGATCAGGCACTGTTATTAGAAGCGTGAAACATTCGGTTCCTGTAGAAATGCGAACATGGAAAGCTTTACCATCTAACATAGATGAAAATgagaatttaacaaaaaatcaaCAGTCTTTGATAAGTCTTAAGCTAGCTGAG AGTCTTTATGTAACAAAGCCGTTGCTTCATCTTGGagctatatatattactaacCAAAAGCGTTGGCCGCCGTGGATGTTATCACTTATTATCGATATGATCag TTTAAATATCTACACTCGCTCCAGCCAAAAGATACTATTCAGTAAAGAGGAGAAAGAAGAACTCGTTCGTCGAAGATTGAGTTTGCTGTTGTACATCTTAAGATCGCCGTTTTACGATAAGTACAGCTGTACTAAAATAAATGCCTTGCTCGACACGGTATCTACTTCTGTACCTTTCGGCAAGTTATTGGCAAATGCcgttaaaaagaatttaccGTACATGCAaagtatgtatttttacatgtgGTCACGCTAA
- the LOC105671753 gene encoding phenoloxidase-activating factor 2-like encodes MNNVLLLLLPLCELLQLIFVSAQSPAIVFQTMAPTVPRQCFCYSGIVCPAGTTGGVDVRIVNNGTYCSTGFVYCCSSGGGGGGSNIGINAPTCGRVYIAPTPQPAGQAAFGEFPWQVALYARPNIYVGGGALITSLHVLTAFHKVTSYLNGGLVARLGEWDFTVTNERYPFRDIDVEMISNMTFTANNLQNDIAVLKLKEPAPIGPPNNPHINTVCLAFGPPVPGTRCKVAGWGKTAFNGQYPQSILKQVDLPVVSSADCQTALRKTTLGANFALHSSFMCAGGEAGKDACIGDGGSALVCPSNGFQTAVGLVSWGIKCADGGVPAAYTDVNKFDSWIKSVAVV; translated from the exons ATGAATAACGTCCTGCTGCTTCTGCTGCCGCTGTGCGAGCTGCTGCAGCTAATATTTGTTTCCGCGCAAAGTCCTGCCATAGTTTTTCAGACAATGGCACCaa CCGTGCCTCGACAGTGCTTCTGCTACTCTGGAATAGTGTGTCCTGCGGGCACAACAGGCGGTGTCGATGTCAGAATCGTAAATAAC GGAACATATTGCTCCACTGGATTTGTGTACTGTTGCTCGtctggcggcggcggcggcggcagtaATATCGGCATAAATGCACCTACTTGCGGCAGAGTCTACATCGCACCCACTCCGCAACCCGCAGGGCAGGCTGCTTTCGGTGAATTTCCTTGGCAAGTGGCTCTTTACGCCAGGCCTAACATATACGTCGGAGGTGGAGCGCTTATCACTTCGTTGCACGTTCTTACCGCCTTTCACAAAGTGACGTCTTACTT AAATGGTGGACTCGTAGCAAGACTGGGTGAGTGGGACTTTACAGTTACCAACGAACGTTATCCGTTCAGAGATATCGACGTCGAAATGATATCTAATATGACATTTACTGCAAACAACCTGCAGAACGACATAGCGGTGCTCAAATTGAAAGAGCCTGCTCCAATCGGTCCTCCAAATAATCCTCATATCAACACGGTGTGTTTGGCATTTGGACCACCTGTACCGGGAACAag ATGTAAAGTGGCAGGCTGGGGGAAAACCGCCTTTAACGGACAGTACCCACAAAGTATTCTAAAACAGGTCGACTTGCCTGTGGTAAGTTCAGCGGATTGTCAAACGGCCCTTCGAAAGACGACACTCGGCGCCAACTTTGCTTTACACAGTAGCTTTATGTGCGCCGGAGGGGAAGCTGGCAAAGACGCGTGCATT GGCGATGGAGGTTCAGCGCTGGTATGTCCAAGTAATGGTTTCCAAACTGCTGTCGGGCTGGTATCGTGGGGTATAAAGTGTGCAGACGGAGGAGTGCCTGCTGCGTACACTGATGTAAATAAGTTTGATAGCTGGATTAAGTCAGTGGCGGTGGTTTAA